Proteins found in one Chloroflexota bacterium genomic segment:
- a CDS encoding aldo/keto reductase, with translation MNLQELGASGVQIPDVGLGTWAYTGGSAPLRRGVELGAFLIDTAEAYHTEDAVGAAIEDIRGDVFVATKVSPSHFRRRDVHRAADESLRLLKCDVIDLYQLHWPNSQIPIAETMGAMEELVDAGKVRYIGVSNFSVREMEDAQAALSKSRIVSNQVEYSLTDRSIEREVLPYCQANGITVIAYSPLARGLGNFGKGSAALDDAAAWNGRTAAQTALNWCLSHDRVMVIPKTNSAARVEENCGASGWRLPDEDIAALEAAFPAQGERRRWFGGL, from the coding sequence ATGAACCTGCAGGAGCTGGGCGCCAGCGGCGTGCAAATTCCCGACGTCGGTTTGGGCACGTGGGCGTACACGGGCGGCAGCGCGCCTTTGCGGCGAGGCGTCGAGCTGGGCGCGTTCCTCATCGACACGGCGGAGGCGTACCACACGGAGGACGCCGTCGGAGCGGCGATCGAGGACATTCGCGGCGACGTGTTCGTCGCAACCAAGGTCTCGCCGTCGCACTTCCGCCGCAGGGACGTGCACCGCGCCGCCGACGAGAGCCTTAGGCTCCTCAAGTGCGACGTCATCGACCTGTACCAGCTCCACTGGCCGAACTCACAGATCCCTATCGCGGAGACGATGGGCGCAATGGAGGAGCTGGTGGACGCGGGCAAGGTGCGCTACATCGGGGTCAGCAACTTCTCGGTGCGCGAGATGGAGGATGCGCAGGCGGCGCTCTCGAAATCGCGCATCGTGTCGAACCAGGTGGAGTACAGCCTGACCGACCGCTCCATCGAGCGCGAGGTGCTGCCGTACTGCCAGGCGAACGGCATCACGGTCATCGCGTACAGCCCGCTGGCGCGGGGACTCGGCAACTTCGGGAAGGGTTCAGCGGCGCTGGACGACGCGGCGGCGTGGAACGGGCGCACGGCGGCGCAGACGGCGCTGAACTGGTGCTTGAGCCACGACCGGGTCATGGTCATCCCCAAGACTAATTCGGCCGCGCGCGTCGAGGAGAACTGCGGCGCGTCCGGCTGGCGGCTCCCGGACGAGGACATCGCGGCGCTGGAGGCGGCGTTTCCCGCGCAGGGGGAGCGACGGCGGTGGTTTGGGGGCCTTTAG
- the speB gene encoding agmatinase, producing MPTGPSHDDASLPWNFLALPPEQSGYGSSRFLVLPVPYDGTVSYRTGARQGPSAIIDASRQMEDYDIELGRETCALGIHTLPEVQPHPAGPEATVERVHDAVGRAYRPGAVMVTLGGEHSITAGAVRALKEQHPDLSVLMLDAHADFRDSYQGSAYSHATVGRRITESCPLAIVGVRSLSSEEREAIQEDGQPMYTWPQDCSVEELAEAALTHLTGTVYISIDLDALDPSIMSAVGTPEPGGMLWAETLTLLRTVASRRRIVGFDLMELAPPEGPVSCAYTAAKLAYKLMGYATLN from the coding sequence ATGCCGACGGGTCCGTCCCACGACGACGCCAGCCTCCCCTGGAACTTCCTTGCCCTGCCGCCAGAGCAGTCCGGCTACGGCTCTTCACGCTTCCTGGTTCTGCCTGTGCCGTATGACGGCACTGTGTCGTACCGCACCGGCGCCCGCCAGGGCCCCAGCGCCATCATCGACGCCTCCCGGCAGATGGAGGACTACGACATCGAGCTGGGACGAGAGACCTGCGCGCTCGGAATTCACACGCTCCCGGAGGTGCAGCCGCATCCCGCTGGACCGGAGGCGACGGTAGAGCGTGTGCATGACGCCGTCGGACGCGCATACCGGCCCGGCGCCGTAATGGTGACCCTGGGCGGCGAGCACTCGATTACAGCCGGCGCCGTCCGCGCGCTCAAGGAGCAGCACCCGGACCTCTCCGTGCTCATGCTGGACGCCCACGCCGACTTCCGCGACAGCTATCAAGGCTCGGCGTACAGCCACGCCACTGTGGGCCGCCGCATCACTGAGTCGTGCCCGCTGGCAATCGTCGGGGTGCGCAGCCTCAGCTCCGAGGAGCGGGAGGCCATTCAGGAGGACGGGCAGCCAATGTACACGTGGCCGCAGGACTGCTCCGTTGAGGAGCTGGCTGAGGCGGCGCTGACGCACCTGACCGGCACGGTCTACATCAGCATCGACCTGGACGCGCTGGACCCGTCAATCATGTCAGCGGTTGGCACGCCGGAGCCGGGCGGCATGCTGTGGGCCGAGACCCTCACGCTGCTGCGCACCGTGGCGAGCCGACGGCGTATCGTGGGCTTCGACCTGATGGAGCTGGCGCCGCCGGAAGGCCCCGTGAGTTGCGCGTATACGGCGGCCAAACTCGCCTACAAGCTCATGGGGTATGCTACGCTAAACTAG
- the coaE gene encoding dephospho-CoA kinase (Dephospho-CoA kinase (CoaE) performs the final step in coenzyme A biosynthesis.), with translation MVVIGLTGGIGAGKSEVSRILAGHGAVIIDTALLGHEAYAPGTMPWRAIIKAFGRDILLPDAQIDRKILGDIVFSDPEELDRLNAIMRPAIADMIRERLRAAERQGRRVTVIDSATLVEAGWTELVDEVWLATAPQDEIYRRLRLRSGLSIQAIAERMESQISDEERKAHADVVIANDGSLTDLRSKVESLWAERIQAKVGNHGAA, from the coding sequence ATGGTAGTCATTGGGCTCACGGGAGGCATCGGCGCCGGCAAGAGCGAGGTTTCCCGAATTCTGGCCGGACACGGCGCCGTCATCATCGACACCGCGCTCCTTGGACACGAGGCCTATGCGCCGGGAACTATGCCCTGGAGGGCGATCATCAAAGCCTTCGGTCGAGATATCCTCCTCCCGGACGCGCAGATTGACAGGAAGATACTGGGAGACATCGTCTTCTCGGACCCTGAGGAGCTCGACCGCCTCAACGCCATCATGCGCCCCGCCATCGCTGACATGATTCGGGAACGCTTGCGCGCCGCCGAGCGTCAGGGAAGGCGAGTGACTGTGATAGACTCGGCCACGCTGGTCGAGGCGGGGTGGACGGAGCTGGTCGACGAGGTCTGGCTGGCGACCGCGCCCCAGGATGAGATTTACCGGCGGTTGCGGCTGCGCAGCGGCCTCTCCATCCAGGCCATAGCTGAGCGGATGGAGTCCCAGATCTCGGATGAGGAACGGAAGGCCCACGCGGACGTAGTCATCGCCAATGACGGCAGTCTGACCGACCTCCGGAGCAAGGTCGAATCGCTGTGGGCAGAGCGAATTCAAGCAAAGGTGGGTAACCATGGAGCAGCCTAG
- a CDS encoding site-2 protease family protein → MHSTFSLGRIFGIPVGVSYTWFAIFILVSFLVFDQLSFHLPRWGPVAIAGMAGATGLLFFGSILVHELAHSLMATRHSLPVRGITLFLLGGVSHISREARRPWIEFMVAVVGPLMSLGLAAALLAVAFFVAPVFLTGRLREAVTVVAFLLGWTNLALGVFNLLPGFPLDGGRVLRAGIWGLTGNYWLATNVAVISGQAFAVALAVGSVFIFLQTNSFLNLWPVMVSVFIFIAATSARSAARDRRRLASVTLGEVVAPDLVPAEATIAEAVSLHLMRTGRSAALVGVDGVPAGVLHLGELRRLPRDVWGIASTIQVMTPLSSFSALESSQPASEAIELLEEEDRPPGVLVVENGRLVGVVTRGDLYGYMRLRRALKL, encoded by the coding sequence ATGCACAGCACTTTCTCACTTGGCAGGATCTTTGGCATTCCCGTGGGCGTGAGCTACACCTGGTTTGCCATCTTCATCCTCGTCAGCTTTCTGGTCTTCGACCAATTGTCCTTTCATCTGCCGCGGTGGGGCCCAGTGGCAATCGCGGGCATGGCCGGCGCGACAGGCCTCCTCTTCTTCGGCTCAATCCTCGTCCATGAACTGGCGCACAGCCTCATGGCGACGCGACACAGCCTGCCCGTGCGAGGCATCACGCTGTTCCTGCTGGGTGGCGTTTCACACATCTCCCGCGAGGCGCGGCGGCCCTGGATCGAGTTTATGGTCGCGGTCGTGGGACCGCTGATGAGCCTTGGACTGGCGGCTGCGTTGCTGGCCGTCGCATTCTTCGTCGCGCCCGTGTTCCTGACTGGACGCCTTCGCGAAGCCGTTACTGTGGTCGCGTTCCTGTTGGGATGGACAAACCTCGCGCTGGGGGTGTTCAACCTGCTGCCCGGCTTCCCCCTCGATGGCGGCCGCGTCCTGCGGGCCGGCATTTGGGGGCTGACCGGCAACTACTGGCTCGCGACCAACGTGGCCGTCATATCCGGCCAAGCCTTCGCGGTGGCGCTGGCGGTGGGCAGCGTCTTCATCTTTCTCCAGACGAACTCCTTCCTCAATCTCTGGCCCGTCATGGTAAGCGTGTTCATCTTCATAGCCGCCACCAGCGCGAGGTCCGCGGCCCGCGACCGCAGACGGCTGGCGAGCGTCACCCTCGGCGAAGTCGTCGCGCCGGACCTCGTGCCGGCGGAGGCGACGATAGCGGAGGCCGTCAGCCTGCACCTCATGCGCACCGGGCGCTCCGCGGCACTCGTCGGCGTCGACGGCGTGCCCGCGGGTGTGCTGCACCTGGGGGAGCTTCGCCGTCTCCCTCGCGACGTGTGGGGGATTGCCAGCACGATACAGGTGATGACTCCCCTCTCCTCATTCTCCGCCCTGGAATCGTCACAGCCGGCGTCAGAGGCGATTGAGTTGCTGGAGGAGGAAGACCGTCCGCCGGGAGTGCTGGTGGTCGAAAATGGGCGGCTGGTGGGCGTTGTCACACGGGGCGACCTCTACGGCTACATGCGCCTTCGGCGTGCGCTCAAGCTGTAG
- a CDS encoding S-adenosylmethionine decarboxylase, giving the protein MHLVIDGYTGNHSLLQNQEHVREFLDSFPDRIGMTKIITPQVLTYNGPVPEDWGVSGFVIIAESHISVHTFPDRSFVQVDVFSCKDFDIELALEDVKGCFALHEANTWVLERGLDHYSPEQARRALDADRAQLSTPA; this is encoded by the coding sequence ATGCACCTGGTTATCGACGGCTACACCGGCAACCACTCCCTGCTGCAGAACCAGGAGCATGTGCGAGAGTTTCTGGACTCGTTCCCGGACCGCATCGGCATGACCAAGATCATCACCCCCCAGGTGCTCACCTACAATGGCCCGGTGCCCGAGGACTGGGGCGTCTCCGGCTTCGTCATCATCGCCGAGAGCCACATCAGCGTGCACACCTTCCCGGACCGCAGTTTTGTGCAGGTGGACGTCTTTTCCTGCAAGGACTTCGACATCGAACTCGCGCTTGAGGACGTGAAGGGGTGCTTTGCCCTGCACGAGGCGAACACGTGGGTGCTGGAGCGGGGGCTGGACCACTACAGCCCGGAGCAGGCGCGCCGCGCCCTCGACGCCGACCGGGCACAGCTGAGCACGCCGGCGTAG
- the trxA gene encoding thioredoxin, producing MAKPEAVTDSTFEAEVVNSDLPVLVDFWADWCQPCKMIAPIVDELSDEYDGKVKFTKVDVDSNPNTPMSLGIRSIPTLIVFRNGQPVEQIVGAMPKAQLKRRLDSALE from the coding sequence ATGGCAAAGCCGGAAGCGGTTACGGACTCGACGTTTGAGGCAGAGGTGGTCAACAGCGACCTGCCGGTGCTGGTGGACTTCTGGGCGGACTGGTGCCAGCCCTGCAAGATGATCGCACCCATCGTCGACGAGCTCTCAGACGAGTACGACGGCAAGGTCAAGTTCACCAAGGTGGATGTCGACTCCAACCCGAACACCCCCATGAGCCTGGGCATCCGCAGCATTCCCACGCTCATTGTCTTCCGCAACGGGCAGCCCGTGGAACAGATTGTGGGCGCCATGCCCAAGGCGCAACTCAAGCGGCGGCTGGACAGCGCCCTGGAGTAG
- the katG gene encoding catalase/peroxidase HPI, with product MTTNQGWWPNQLSLKALRQNSPKSDPMGSSFSYAEAFKNVDVDELKRDVEQAMTTSQDWWPADYGHYGPLFIRMTWHAAGTYRITDGRGGGGSGYQRFAPLNSWPDNGNLDKARRVLWPVKQKYGKSLSWADLIIFAGNCALESMGFKTFGFGFGRPDVWEADETDWGNETTWLDDQRHDADGELQGPVGADHMGLIYVNPEGPNGNPDPNLAAKYIRNTFARMAMNDEETVALIAGGHTFGKAHGAAPESHVGAEPEGASVEAQGFGWSNSYGSGKGGDTITSGLEGAWTENPTKWDNNFMENLHNYEWELTKSPAGKSQYQPVNASQVAVVPDAHDPAKKHAPFMLTTDLSLRMDPVYAPISKRFLENPADLEDAFARAWYKLLHRDMGPRSRYLGPLVPEEALLWQDPVPDVDHELIGEQDVADLKAKVLASGLSVSQLVSAAWASASSFRGTDKRGGANGARVRLAPQKDWAANDPATLASTLSTLEGIQAEFNAAQSGGKQVSLADLIVLAGCAAVEKAASDAGQSVTVPFAPGRTDASQETTDVESFAVLEPAADGFRNYVKGGNGASAAEQLVERGYMLTLTAPEMTALVGGMRALNANTGGSANGVFTSRPGALSNDFFVNLLDMNTQWQPVGDGVFEGRDVSSGDVKWTATEVDLAFGSNSELRALAEVYGCDDGQAAFVNDFVAAWNKVMNLDRYDLA from the coding sequence ATGACTACGAACCAAGGATGGTGGCCGAATCAACTGAGCCTGAAGGCTCTTCGCCAGAACTCTCCCAAGTCGGACCCGATGGGCAGCAGTTTCAGCTACGCCGAGGCGTTCAAGAACGTCGACGTTGATGAGTTGAAGCGGGATGTCGAGCAGGCAATGACGACCTCGCAGGACTGGTGGCCGGCTGACTACGGCCACTACGGGCCGCTCTTCATCCGCATGACGTGGCACGCCGCGGGCACGTACCGCATCACGGACGGCCGCGGCGGCGGAGGCTCGGGTTACCAGCGTTTCGCGCCGCTGAACAGCTGGCCCGACAACGGCAACCTGGACAAGGCGCGCCGGGTCCTCTGGCCGGTCAAGCAGAAGTACGGCAAGAGCCTCTCTTGGGCCGACCTGATCATCTTCGCCGGCAACTGCGCGTTGGAGTCGATGGGCTTCAAGACGTTTGGGTTCGGCTTCGGACGGCCGGACGTGTGGGAGGCCGACGAGACCGACTGGGGCAACGAGACGACATGGCTGGACGACCAGCGCCACGACGCCGACGGCGAGCTGCAGGGTCCCGTCGGCGCGGACCACATGGGCCTGATCTACGTCAACCCGGAGGGGCCGAACGGCAACCCGGACCCGAACCTCGCGGCGAAGTACATTCGCAACACTTTTGCCCGCATGGCGATGAACGACGAGGAGACCGTCGCGCTGATCGCCGGGGGCCACACCTTCGGCAAGGCGCACGGCGCGGCCCCCGAGTCGCACGTGGGCGCGGAGCCGGAGGGCGCCAGCGTCGAGGCGCAGGGCTTCGGCTGGAGCAACAGCTACGGCAGCGGCAAGGGCGGCGACACGATCACCAGCGGACTCGAGGGCGCCTGGACCGAGAACCCGACCAAGTGGGACAACAACTTCATGGAGAACCTGCACAACTACGAGTGGGAGCTGACGAAGAGCCCCGCCGGGAAGTCGCAGTACCAGCCCGTGAATGCGTCGCAGGTGGCCGTTGTGCCCGACGCGCACGACCCGGCCAAGAAGCACGCACCCTTCATGCTGACGACGGACCTGTCGCTCCGGATGGACCCGGTCTACGCACCGATCTCAAAGCGCTTCCTTGAGAACCCGGCGGACCTGGAGGACGCCTTCGCAAGGGCGTGGTACAAGCTGCTGCACCGCGACATGGGCCCCCGCAGCCGGTACCTGGGGCCGCTGGTCCCGGAAGAGGCGCTGCTGTGGCAGGACCCCGTGCCAGACGTCGACCACGAGCTGATCGGCGAGCAGGACGTCGCCGACCTCAAGGCGAAGGTCCTCGCGTCGGGCCTCTCCGTATCCCAACTGGTTTCAGCCGCGTGGGCGTCAGCGTCGTCGTTCCGCGGCACGGACAAGCGCGGCGGCGCGAACGGGGCGCGGGTGCGGCTTGCGCCGCAGAAGGACTGGGCAGCGAACGACCCGGCGACGCTGGCGAGCACGCTGTCGACGCTGGAAGGCATCCAGGCGGAGTTCAACGCGGCGCAGAGCGGCGGCAAGCAAGTCTCGCTCGCCGACCTGATCGTCCTCGCCGGGTGCGCGGCCGTCGAGAAGGCCGCAAGCGATGCCGGGCAGAGCGTGACCGTCCCATTCGCGCCTGGGCGGACGGACGCGTCGCAGGAAACGACGGACGTGGAGTCGTTCGCCGTGCTGGAGCCCGCCGCGGACGGGTTCCGCAACTACGTCAAGGGCGGCAATGGGGCATCGGCGGCCGAGCAGCTGGTGGAGCGGGGGTATATGCTCACGTTGACCGCGCCCGAAATGACGGCGCTGGTCGGCGGCATGCGCGCCCTGAACGCGAACACCGGCGGTTCCGCAAACGGCGTCTTCACCAGCAGGCCGGGGGCGCTGAGCAATGACTTCTTCGTGAACCTGCTCGACATGAACACGCAGTGGCAGCCGGTTGGCGACGGCGTGTTCGAGGGCCGCGACGTCTCCTCCGGCGACGTTAAGTGGACGGCGACCGAGGTGGACCTCGCCTTCGGCTCGAACTCGGAGCTCCGCGCACTTGCGGAAGTCTATGGGTGCGATGACGGGCAGGCGGCTTTTGTGAACGACTTTGTGGCGGCGTGGAACAAGGTGATGAACCTGGACCGCTACGACCTGGCGTAG
- a CDS encoding CoA pyrophosphatase has protein sequence MNIPTPEVLQALLGKAEPATALPDDLMHAAVLLPLFERDGGYHVVLTRRSRNIPDAGVICFPGGGFESSDPDLTSTALREAHEEIGVAPEDVRVLGAIEPYFTRYGFAIHPVVGLIPADYPYTLSEYEVDEIIEPPLGALYDPANLRHESLLRPEGLVKRFTYVYEGRIIFGVTAQMLSRMLELIAEGMEKEVPWQSRTPAWRA, from the coding sequence ATGAACATCCCCACCCCGGAGGTTTTACAGGCCCTCTTGGGGAAGGCCGAGCCCGCTACGGCTCTCCCGGATGACCTTATGCACGCCGCAGTGCTCCTCCCGCTGTTTGAGCGCGATGGCGGCTACCATGTCGTGCTCACGCGCCGCAGCCGGAACATCCCTGATGCTGGCGTGATCTGCTTCCCCGGCGGCGGCTTCGAGTCCTCCGACCCCGACCTGACGTCCACCGCCCTCCGGGAAGCGCACGAAGAGATCGGCGTTGCGCCGGAGGACGTGCGCGTGCTCGGCGCTATAGAGCCCTACTTCACCCGCTACGGCTTCGCCATCCACCCCGTTGTCGGGCTGATCCCCGCGGACTACCCCTACACCCTCAGCGAGTATGAGGTTGACGAGATCATCGAGCCTCCCCTTGGCGCCCTCTACGACCCTGCCAACCTCCGTCACGAGAGTCTGCTGCGGCCTGAGGGGCTTGTGAAAAGGTTTACGTACGTCTATGAAGGCCGTATCATTTTCGGCGTTACGGCCCAGATGCTTTCCCGTATGTTGGAACTCATAGCGGAAGGCATGGAAAAGGAGGTCCCATGGCAGAGCAGGACCCCCGCCTGGAGAGCATAG
- a CDS encoding CbbQ/NirQ/NorQ/GpvN family protein, whose product MVEDEPFYMPLGNEIELFEAAYLQKIPVLLKGPTGCGKTRFVEHMAHRLSQPTSVRQQNGSEVRPVPLVTVACHEDLTASDLVGRYLIDAEGTRWIDGPLTRAVKVGAICYLDEIVETRKDTTVLIHPLTDHRRILPVEKQGLLMEANEGFLLVISYNPGYQSALKDLKHSTRQRFVSIEFDYPPSEIEAKILEHEAGVDAETAMSLAKLGEKVRNLKDHGLQEGSSTRLLIYAGKLISQGVPAREACQVSIVWALSDDIQVQRSMEEVISSIFE is encoded by the coding sequence GTGGTTGAGGATGAGCCGTTCTACATGCCGTTGGGCAACGAGATTGAGCTCTTTGAGGCCGCCTACCTGCAGAAGATCCCCGTCTTGCTGAAGGGCCCCACCGGCTGCGGCAAGACCCGCTTCGTGGAGCACATGGCCCACCGGCTTAGCCAGCCAACCTCGGTTCGCCAGCAGAACGGCTCGGAGGTCCGCCCTGTGCCGCTGGTCACCGTGGCCTGCCACGAGGACCTCACGGCCAGCGACCTTGTCGGCCGCTACCTCATCGACGCCGAGGGCACCCGCTGGATCGACGGCCCCCTGACCCGTGCCGTCAAGGTCGGCGCCATCTGCTACCTCGACGAGATCGTCGAGACCCGCAAGGACACCACCGTGCTCATCCACCCCCTGACCGACCACCGGCGCATCCTGCCCGTGGAGAAGCAGGGCTTGCTCATGGAGGCCAATGAGGGCTTCCTGCTCGTCATCTCCTACAACCCCGGCTACCAGAGCGCCCTCAAGGACCTGAAGCACTCCACCCGGCAGCGATTCGTCTCCATCGAGTTCGACTACCCGCCCTCCGAGATCGAAGCGAAGATACTGGAGCACGAGGCCGGCGTCGATGCCGAGACCGCAATGAGCCTCGCCAAGCTGGGCGAGAAGGTCCGCAACCTGAAGGACCACGGTCTACAGGAAGGCTCCAGCACCCGGCTGCTCATTTACGCCGGCAAGCTCATCAGCCAGGGCGTCCCGGCTCGCGAGGCTTGCCAGGTATCCATCGTCTGGGCCCTGTCCGACGACATTCAGGTGCAACGGAGCATGGAAGAAGTGATCTCCTCGATATTCGAGTAG
- a CDS encoding aldo/keto reductase encodes MQTVPLGSTGIQVSRLGIGLSEIGSTPMELSAVEALLNGGLDIGINFLDTAACYGNSEELVGKTVAHRRSEYALASKCGHVAGGYQGEPWTAQTVADSIDRSLRLLQTDYVDLMQLHSCTVEILEQGDVIEALLKARDAGKTRFVGYSGDNDAAMWAVESGIFQTLQTSFSLVDQKARDGLFAAAEAQGMGVIIKRPIGNGVWGRAEVANPYAQQYFERHQAMSAQGALEGEDDPIRMAMGFTFSHSEVDTAIVGTTNLRHLQSNAAMLDEGLSVSEGTMDALVRRFAELGGEWRQLT; translated from the coding sequence ATGCAGACTGTCCCGCTGGGGTCCACGGGCATTCAGGTCAGCCGGCTGGGCATCGGCCTCTCGGAGATCGGCTCCACGCCAATGGAGCTGTCCGCCGTCGAGGCGCTGTTGAACGGCGGCCTGGACATCGGCATCAACTTCCTGGACACGGCCGCCTGCTACGGCAACAGTGAGGAGTTGGTGGGCAAGACCGTCGCGCACCGCCGCAGCGAGTACGCCCTCGCCTCCAAGTGCGGCCACGTCGCGGGCGGCTACCAGGGCGAGCCGTGGACTGCGCAAACGGTCGCCGACAGCATCGACCGCAGCCTGCGATTGCTCCAGACCGACTACGTGGACCTCATGCAGCTCCACTCCTGCACCGTCGAGATCCTCGAGCAGGGCGACGTCATTGAGGCGCTGCTGAAAGCCCGAGACGCCGGCAAGACGCGCTTCGTCGGCTACAGTGGCGACAATGACGCCGCCATGTGGGCGGTGGAGAGCGGCATCTTCCAGACGCTGCAGACCAGCTTCAGCTTGGTCGATCAAAAGGCGCGCGACGGGCTTTTCGCCGCCGCCGAGGCCCAGGGCATGGGCGTCATCATCAAGCGGCCCATCGGCAACGGCGTCTGGGGACGCGCTGAGGTGGCGAACCCCTACGCGCAGCAGTACTTTGAGCGTCATCAGGCCATGTCGGCACAGGGCGCTCTGGAAGGCGAGGACGACCCTATCCGCATGGCGATGGGCTTTACCTTCTCGCACTCGGAAGTGGACACCGCCATCGTCGGCACCACCAACCTGCGGCACCTGCAGTCCAACGCCGCCATGCTCGACGAGGGGCTATCGGTGTCCGAGGGGACGATGGACGCGCTCGTGCGGCGCTTTGCGGAGTTGGGCGGCGAGTGGCGGCAGTTGACCTAG
- a CDS encoding MFS transporter → METTPAPEAAIPRTWRHRLPFFHGYVMVAIGFSMMFVSNGINWSLGVIANPMREDLDWTITDVFAGLFLRILMGALGAFALTRFADTRNGARRAVFLTGLVIASSLALTSRVTEVWQFWLLVGVVTGFMSGGHAMLFTQAVVPRWFRKYRGRAVAAATMGSSTAAFVLPAPIALLVGELGWQAAWVLLACLSLTMSVLPSLLIVRQPEDLGMHPDGLSPDAPSQSSRPMREEPAVDAHTAVRSRLFWLLVITLCFATTSSMSVPAIMAPMYEWKGFDPAAAALGATIYGLFSMTSRFLWGWVADKVHIAALAVGVGLFNALTFPLLIVLNGDSAYVFAAMVGVGVSGLVVVQSLVWPSFFGRRHLGAIVGVSRPFPVFMSAGGVLFMPLIFDSTGSYSLSLVAMSAAAFLSVVFMLIAVRSPIPRSSA, encoded by the coding sequence TTGGAAACCACGCCCGCCCCTGAGGCCGCCATCCCCCGCACGTGGCGGCACCGGCTGCCGTTCTTCCACGGCTACGTCATGGTCGCCATCGGGTTCTCCATGATGTTCGTGTCCAACGGCATTAACTGGTCCCTCGGCGTCATCGCCAACCCCATGCGTGAGGACCTCGACTGGACCATCACAGACGTTTTCGCCGGTCTCTTCCTCCGCATCCTCATGGGCGCGCTCGGCGCATTCGCCCTCACCCGCTTCGCTGACACCCGGAACGGCGCGCGGCGCGCGGTCTTCCTCACCGGACTCGTCATCGCGAGCAGCCTGGCCCTCACCAGCCGTGTGACCGAGGTGTGGCAGTTCTGGTTGTTGGTGGGCGTGGTGACCGGCTTCATGTCCGGCGGGCACGCCATGCTGTTCACCCAAGCCGTGGTGCCCCGCTGGTTCCGCAAGTACCGTGGCCGCGCCGTCGCCGCCGCCACAATGGGGTCGAGCACCGCTGCGTTTGTCTTGCCCGCCCCCATCGCCTTGCTCGTCGGTGAGCTCGGCTGGCAGGCGGCATGGGTCCTGCTCGCGTGCCTGTCCCTGACCATGTCCGTTCTGCCGTCGCTGCTTATCGTTCGGCAGCCGGAGGACCTTGGCATGCATCCGGATGGCCTCTCCCCGGACGCGCCGTCTCAATCGTCCCGCCCTATGCGGGAGGAGCCGGCCGTCGATGCGCACACCGCGGTTCGGTCCAGGCTCTTCTGGTTGCTCGTCATAACCCTCTGCTTCGCCACCACGTCGTCAATGAGCGTGCCCGCCATAATGGCGCCAATGTATGAGTGGAAGGGTTTTGACCCGGCGGCGGCGGCGTTGGGCGCCACCATCTACGGCCTGTTCAGCATGACCAGCCGCTTCCTCTGGGGTTGGGTCGCCGACAAGGTCCACATAGCCGCGCTCGCGGTTGGCGTCGGCCTGTTCAACGCCCTGACCTTCCCGCTCCTCATCGTGCTCAATGGCGACAGCGCGTACGTGTTCGCGGCCATGGTGGGTGTTGGCGTTTCCGGGCTCGTGGTGGTGCAAAGCCTGGTGTGGCCCTCCTTCTTCGGCAGGCGGCACCTGGGCGCCATCGTCGGCGTAAGCAGGCCCTTCCCGGTGTTCATGAGCGCCGGCGGCGTCCTCTTCATGCCCCTGATCTTCGACTCTACCGGCAGCTACAGCCTGTCGCTGGTCGCCATGAGCGCGGCGGCGTTCCTGAGCGTGGTCTTCATGCTCATCGCCGTCCGCAGCCCTATTCCGAGGAGCTCCGCATGA